The following is a genomic window from candidate division KSB1 bacterium.
TCTTCCTCGTCACCGGCGGCGGCGGTTTCATTGGTTCCAATATCGTAGAGGAACTGCTCCGTTTGGGTCACCGCGTACGGGTACTGGACAACTTTAGCACCGGCCGGCGCGAAAATCTGACGCCGTTTCTAAACGACATCGAACTGTTCGAGGGCGACATCCGCAGCTACCATACGGTGCATCAGGCCGTCAAAGGCGTCGATATTATTCTGCATCAGGCGGCGCTGCCTTCGGTTCCGCGCTCGATCCATGACCCCATCACCAGCAACGACGTCAACGTCGGCGGCACGCTGAATCTTCTCGAGGCTGCAAAGGATCACGGTGTGCGCCGCGTTGTCTTTGCCTCATCGTCTTCTATTTACGGCGATACGCCCGAATTACCAAAACATGAAGGCATGACGCCCAAGCCGCTGTCGCCTTATGCGGTTTCCAAATTGACAGGAGAGCACTATTGCCGCGTCTTTTCTCAGGTTTACGGTTTGGAAACCATTTCCCTGCGCTATTTCAATGTCTTCGGACCGCGGCAGAATCCTTTTTCGCAATATGCGGCTGTGATTCCAAAATTTATCCATGCAATGCTGCGCGGCGAACGGCCGGTGATCTATGGCGACGGCGAGCAGAGCCGGGATTTCACCTACGTCGCCAATGTGGTACAGGCCAATTTAGCAGCGGCAACAATGCCGTGGCAGGAGCCTCTGGTGATGAACTGCGCCGCTCACGGACGCATCACTTTGAATGAATTGGTCCGGGCGCTGCAAAAGTTGCTAAACAACAAAATAGAACCGATCTACCAGGATTCCCGCCCCGGCGATATTCGCCACTCGTTTGCCGACATTTCGCTGGCCAAGGAAAAGCTCGGATACACGCCGACTATCGATTTCTACGAAGGCCTGCGCCGCACCATCGCCGCGTTCCTTGAAAAACCGGTCAATGTCAAGTCTATCTGAACTACTGCATGTCATCATTACCTTTTGACCTTCGACTTTTGACGTTCGACATTGAATCATTATGAGGGCTCTAATCTGTTCTGAAATGTACAAACTGGGCCACAGAGACACAGAGATCACGGAGAAGGGTTTATATTTTACCGTTTTTGAATACCACTGCCAATAAGGTCAAAACAAAAAAGTCAATTGTTCTCCGTGCCCTCTGTACCTCCGTGGCAAAAAAAGCTGAAACTTTAGCCACAGAGACACGGAGAACACGGAGGAATATCCATTTTTAGAGGCCAGCACTTTTTAGCATGAAAAATAATTTAATTCTCTCTCTCCGTGCCCTCTGTGCCTCCGTGGCAAATAAAATCCATAAGACATTAAACGTTATACTTTTGACTTTCGACCCTATCCCATGAAAAAAACCGCCCTCATCACCGGCATAACCGGACAAGACGGCTCTTATTTGGCTGAACTGCTGCTCGCCAAAGGTTACGAGGTGCACGGCATCATCCGCCGCTCGAGCACCTTTAACACGTCGCGCATCGATCACCTGTATCAGGATCCGCACATAAACGGCGTTAACCTGTTTCTGCATTATGGCGATCTGGCGGACTCGACAAACCTTATCAAGCTGCTCTATCGCCTGCAGCCGGACGAGATCTATCATCTCGGCGCGCAGAGCCACGTGCGGGTCAGCTTTGATATTCCCGAATACACCGGCGAAATCACCGCCCTCAGCACCTGCCGCATCCTGGAGGCGATCCGTGAAACCGGCATCCCCTGCAAATTTTATCAGGCTTCCAGTTCCGAAATGTTCGGCAAGGTACAGGAAGTGCCGCAAAAAGAGACCACGCCGTTCTATCCGCGCAGTCCCTATGCCGCCGCCAAAGTCTATGCCTACTGGATGACCGTCAACTATCGCGAAGCCTACGGCATCTTTGCCTGCAACGGCATCCTGTTTAACCACGAATCGCCGCGCCGCGGCGAGACCTTCGTCACCCGAAAAATCACCCGCGCTGTAGCGCGCATCGAAGCAGGACTCGACCGCTTCCTTTATCTCGGCAATCTCGACGCCAAACGCGACTGGGGCTATGCACCCGAATACGTCGAGGCGATGTGGCGCATGCTGCAGCAGGACCAAGCCGACGATTACGTCATTGCCACCGGCGAAACCCACAGCGTGCGCGAGTTCCTCGAAGTGGCCTTTGGCTATGCCGGACTCGACTGGCAGGAGTACGTGCGCTTCGATGAGCGCTACCTGCGGCCGACCGAGGTGGATCTGCTCATCGGCGACGCCTCCAAGGCCAAAGTCAAGCTCGGCTGGGAGCCTAAGACGCGCATGCAGGATTTGGTCAAGATCATGGTCGACGCCGACCGCGTTATCCTGCAGAGACAACTGCGGGGAGACGGCGGCGGTTTATATAGAGGCTTCTAAGCTCCTTGCCACGGAGGCACAGAGGGCACGGAGAGATTGATTGACTATTTTTTTTATTTCAACCAAAAAACAATAAGCTATAAAGGGGATAATTCTTCTCAGTGTTCTCCATGTCTCTGTGGCTAAAGTTTTAGATCTTTTTACCACGTAGGCACGGAGGGCACGGAGAGAGAAAAGCATTGATGTTTTTTTTTAATCTAAAATTAGTTAGTTTCTAAAAATGAAAATTCCTCCGTGATCTCCGTGTCTCTGTGGCAAATTTATTGTTCTTTTTACCAAG
Proteins encoded in this region:
- the gmd gene encoding GDP-mannose 4,6-dehydratase; this translates as MKKTALITGITGQDGSYLAELLLAKGYEVHGIIRRSSTFNTSRIDHLYQDPHINGVNLFLHYGDLADSTNLIKLLYRLQPDEIYHLGAQSHVRVSFDIPEYTGEITALSTCRILEAIRETGIPCKFYQASSSEMFGKVQEVPQKETTPFYPRSPYAAAKVYAYWMTVNYREAYGIFACNGILFNHESPRRGETFVTRKITRAVARIEAGLDRFLYLGNLDAKRDWGYAPEYVEAMWRMLQQDQADDYVIATGETHSVREFLEVAFGYAGLDWQEYVRFDERYLRPTEVDLLIGDASKAKVKLGWEPKTRMQDLVKIMVDADRVILQRQLRGDGGGLYRGF
- a CDS encoding SDR family oxidoreductase gives rise to the protein MTPTLFLVTGGGGFIGSNIVEELLRLGHRVRVLDNFSTGRRENLTPFLNDIELFEGDIRSYHTVHQAVKGVDIILHQAALPSVPRSIHDPITSNDVNVGGTLNLLEAAKDHGVRRVVFASSSSIYGDTPELPKHEGMTPKPLSPYAVSKLTGEHYCRVFSQVYGLETISLRYFNVFGPRQNPFSQYAAVIPKFIHAMLRGERPVIYGDGEQSRDFTYVANVVQANLAAATMPWQEPLVMNCAAHGRITLNELVRALQKLLNNKIEPIYQDSRPGDIRHSFADISLAKEKLGYTPTIDFYEGLRRTIAAFLEKPVNVKSI